One Eubalaena glacialis isolate mEubGla1 chromosome 11, mEubGla1.1.hap2.+ XY, whole genome shotgun sequence DNA segment encodes these proteins:
- the DAZAP2 gene encoding DAZ-associated protein 2 isoform X2: MNSKGQYPTQPTYPVQPPGNPVYPQTLHLPQAPPYTDAPPAYSELYRPSFVHPGAATVPTMSAAFPGASLYLPMAQSVAVGPLGSTIPMAYYPVGPIYPPASSPWMPSQCCSARSHAGSQCPCNSAEGKLLHGWLRWWLHHLVKNQGHLCAGKDITYLQHFSQCNCFSHINLKLQFRHMLLGCLSGAQTFRHFSNVIRNHVMVAVPP, encoded by the exons ATGAACAGCAAAG GTCAATATCCAACGCAGCCAACCTACCCGGTGCAGCCTCCTGGGAACCCTGTGTACCCTCAGACTTTGCATCTTCCTCAGGCTCCACCCTACACTGATGCTCCACCTGCCTACTCAGAG CTCTATCGTCCGAGCTTTGTGCACCCGGGGgctgccacagtccccaccatgTCAGCTGCATTTCCTGGCGCCTCACTGTATCTTCCCATGGCCCAGTCTGTGGCTGTTGGACCTTTAGGTTCCACAATCCCCATGGCTTATTATCCAGTTGGTCCCATCTATCCACCTG CCTCCTCCCCCTGGATGCCCTCCCAATGCTGCTCAGCTCGCAGTCATGCAGGGAGCCAATGTCCTTGTAACTCAGCGGAAGGGAAACTTCTTCATGGGTGGCTCAGATGGTGGCTACACCATCTGGTGAAGAACCAAGGCCACCTCTGTGCCGGGAAAGACATCACATACCTTCAGCACTTCTCACAATGTAACTGCTTTAGTCATATTAACCTGAAGTTGCAGTTTAGACACATGTTGTTGGGGTGTCTTTCTGGTGCCCAAACTTTCAGGCACTTTTCAAACGTAATAAGGAACCACGTAATGGTAGCAGTACCGCCCTAA
- the DAZAP2 gene encoding DAZ-associated protein 2 isoform X1: MNSKGQYPTQPTYPVQPPGNPVYPQTLHLPQAPPYTDAPPAYSELYRPSFVHPGAATVPTMSAAFPGASLYLPMAQSVAVGPLGSTIPMAYYPVGPIYPPGSAVLVEGGYDAGARFGAGATAGNIPPPPPGCPPNAAQLAVMQGANVLVTQRKGNFFMGGSDGGYTIW, encoded by the exons ATGAACAGCAAAG GTCAATATCCAACGCAGCCAACCTACCCGGTGCAGCCTCCTGGGAACCCTGTGTACCCTCAGACTTTGCATCTTCCTCAGGCTCCACCCTACACTGATGCTCCACCTGCCTACTCAGAG CTCTATCGTCCGAGCTTTGTGCACCCGGGGgctgccacagtccccaccatgTCAGCTGCATTTCCTGGCGCCTCACTGTATCTTCCCATGGCCCAGTCTGTGGCTGTTGGACCTTTAGGTTCCACAATCCCCATGGCTTATTATCCAGTTGGTCCCATCTATCCACCTGGTTCAGCAGTGCTGGTGGAAGGAGGGTATGATGCAGGTGCCAGATTTGGAGCTGGTGCTACTGCTGGAAACATTCCT CCTCCTCCCCCTGGATGCCCTCCCAATGCTGCTCAGCTCGCAGTCATGCAGGGAGCCAATGTCCTTGTAACTCAGCGGAAGGGAAACTTCTTCATGGGTGGCTCAGATGGTGGCTACACCATCTGGTGA